In Paraburkholderia youngii, the genomic stretch CGCCGATGCCGATGCCCGCCAGGAACCGCAGCACGAGCATCTGGTCGAGCGCGGTTGCGCGCGACGCCGCGAGCGTGAACCCCGCAAGCACGACGCTGCCGATCACGATCATGCGCTTGCGGCCGATCACGTCGCCGAGGTAGCCGAGCACGAACGCGCCGATCATCGTGCCGAACACGAATGCGCCGAACACCGGGCCAAGCACGCCGTGCTCGAGATGCCATGCGCGGCTCAGCGCCGGGGCCGCGAAGGCCATCGCGGCGAGGTCGTAGCCCTCGGTCATCATCATCACGCCCATCGCGACGATCAGCAGCACACCGAAGCGGTTCGTCTGCTGCCGCTCGATCACCGAGCCGATGTCGATTACGGTTTGGTCGCCCATCTCAGCGCTCCCGCGCCGGGCGATCCGCGCCGAGCACCGCGCCTTGCGGCATCGTGCCAACCGTCGCGCGATAGATTTTCAGCCAGCCGGTGTCGTTGACCGGCGCGGGACGCTGCCACGCGGCGCGCCGCCGCGCCAGCTCGGCTTGGTCCACCTTCAGATCGCAGACGCGCCGCTCGAGGTCGATCTCGATCGTGTCGCCGTCCTCGACGTACGCGAGCGGTCCGCCGGTCGCCGCCTCCGGCGACACTTCCGCGACCACCAGCCCCTTGCAGACGAGGCCCGACAGATGCCCGTCGGTCAGCATCGCGACCTGCTCGGACAGGCCCGCGCCGTCGATCGCGAACACCACGCGTGACGCGCCGCCGCCCATCGCCGGGCCGCCGCACACGCCCGCGCCGTGCATCACGACGACTTTGCCCGGTTGCACGCGGCCGTCCTTGATCGCCGCGATCGCATCGTCGGAGGTGGAGAAGCAGATCGCTTCGCCGGTGAACGCGCGCTGCTTGGTCGGCGAGATGCCGAACTTCACGATGCCGGCCTGCGGGGCCAGGTTGCCGCGCACCAGCACGATCGCCGGATGGTTCGCGAACGCGCGCTCCGGCGGGCGGATCACGTCGTCGTCGGCGATCCGGACCTCGGCCAGGTTGTCCTTCACCGTGCGGCCGGTCACCGTCAGCGCGCCGGTGTCGAGCCACGCTTCGAGCCGCTTCATCACGCCGCGCCCGCCGCCCGCCGCCTCCAGTTGCTCGATCGTGTGCGAGCCGACCGGACGCACGCCGGTCAGCACCGGAATCTGCGCGGCGAATGCCTCGAACAGCGCGTACACGTCGACGTCGAGCTGGCCCTCGGCCGCGACCGCCTGCAAGTGCTTGACCGTGTTGATCGAGCCGCCGACCGCGAGCACCGTCTTCACCGCATTCGCGAACGCGCCGGGCGTCAGGATGTCGCGCGGCTTCAGGTCGTCGCGCACCATCTCGACGATGCGCGCGCCCGCTTCGTGCACGGACGCGAACATTTTGTCGCTGTTGGCGGCGACCGGCGTGCTGCCGGGCAACGACATGCCGAGCGCCTCGCTGACCATGTGCATCGAGTTCGCGGTGCCGAGACCCGAGCACACGCCCGGCCCGCGAATCGCGTTCTGGCTCATGCCGATCAGGTCCTCGACCGGGAGCGTGCCGGTCAGCGTATGCATCGCGCCGACGAACACGTCCTCGATGTCCACATGCTCGCCGCGGAATTCGCCGCTCGGCTGATAGCCGCATGCGACGACGATGCTCGGGATGTTCAGCCGCGCGGCGGCCATCAATTGGCCCGGCACGGTCTTGTCGCACGAAGCGAGGCACACCATGCCGTCGAGTTGCGCGCCTTCGACGGCCACTTCGATGTCGTTCGTGACGAGGTCGCGTGCGGCCAGCATGTACGCGCCGCGCGCGCCCGCGCCGGTGATGAAGTCGCTCGGCGCCGCGGTGCGGATTTCGAACGGCAGCGCGCCCGCCGCGCGGATCGCCTGTTTCAGTTGTGCGGCGATGCCGTCGAGATGGCTGAAGCAGGTAGCGAGTTCGGACGAGGAATTGACGATGGCGATCTTGGGCTTGTCGAGGTCTTCCTCGCTGATGCCGAGATTGCGCCATTGGGCGGCGCGCACCGCGCCGAGATACGAACCTCGCGGGAAATTGCTGCGCAACGGGCGTTGCGGCTTGCGTCCATCGGACATGGCGTCTCACTCCTTTGTTGTGGAAACGATGTTAGGAAGCGCGATAAAATCCTTCAATTATGTGACATCGATAGGCATCATCCAAACCATGGATATTCGTCAGGTCGACCTGAATCTGCTGAAAGTGTTCGATGCGTTGCTGAAAAAGCGGCATGTGACGCAGGCGGGCGTGAGCATCGGGCTCAGCCAGCCGGCAATGAGCTATGCGTTATCGAAGCTGCGTGAGCTGTTCGAGGACCCGCTGTTCGTGCGCACCGGCCGCGGCATGGAGCCGACGCCGCGCGCGCAGGCGCTCGGCGATCCAGTTGCGCGGCTGCTGGATCTCGTGCAGACCGAAATCCTGCCGATGCCCGAATTCCGTCCGGCCGCGTCGTCGCGCAGCTTCGTGCTGTGTATGTCGGACATCGGCGAAATGGTGTTCCTGCCCCGCTTGCAGAACTTTCTCGACAAGACCGCGCCGCACGTGACCATCAAAACGGTCGCGCTCAGCATGCCGGAGCTGGAGGAAGGTCTGGCGAGCGGCGACGTCGATCTCGCGATCGGCTACTTTCCGGGTTTGAACAGCGAATCGCTGAAGCGCAAAGCGCTGTACCGGCATTCGTATGTGTGTATTGCGCGCGAAGATCATCCGGAAATCGGCGACACGCTGTCGCTCGATCAGTACCGCGCGGCCGCGCACGTGATGGTGCATCCGGAAGGCCGCGAGCAGGACGTGCTCGCTCGCACGCACGAACGCCTCGGGATTCGCATCAACGTGCGCTTCAGCGTGCCGCGTTTTATCGGCGTACCGTTCGTCGTCGCCGGCTCGGACATGATTGCAGCGGTGCCTCAGGCGGTCGGGCGGCGCTTCGCGGAGTTCGTGAACGTCAAGCTGCTGCCTTTACCCTTCCCCGCGCCCAAGTACGACTTTTATCTGCACTGGCATCCGCGCTTTCATCACGAGCCGGCCAACCGCTGGATTCGCGACGCGATGAGCGAGCTCATCAAGGGGCCGATGCAGCACGAGCCGTTGCCGAATACGAAACGGACGCGCTTGAACGCAGCGCCATAGTCCGGGCTGTATCAGCGCTACTCGCTCACGATGCGGAAGTGGCGTCGCCAGCGTGGATCAGCAGAATTGGCGTTTGCGTGATTTGCAAGACCCGCCCAGCGACGCTGCCGAGTATCCAGCGTGTGATGCCGCGCCTGCCATGCGTACCCATCACGATCAGTTGCGCCTCCCAGCCGGCCGCCTCGCGCACGATCGCATGAGCAACATCATCGTCGGTTCGGTTCGTCCTGACGAGCGCTGTCGAGACCCGCGCCGACACGCGCGCCAGAACCGGCTCGGCAGCGGCTATTGCCTCCTTGCCTTCGCCGACGAACGAGTCCTCGAGCGAATCGATCGGGATCCAATCGGAGAGCCGCACGGCGCGATCGATCACATAGACCGCTCGCAATTCGGTGTCGGACGTAGCGAACCGTATTCCGTACCGCACCGCGGACATCGACAGAGAACTTCCATCGACCGCGAACAGGATGCGCTCGGGCAACTCGCTTTGCGTCGTGCTGTAGCTCTGCGGGACGACCAGCATCGGGCAGCGCAGACGTCTCGTCAGCCGTTCGGACACCGTACCCTCGGCCCAACGCTGCAACCCCTGGTGTTGACGCGAGCCTATCACCATCAGGTCGGCTCTCCATGTGTCGGCCGCATCGATCAGGGCATCCACGACGTCGTTACCGCGCTTCGCGAGGTCGATGACTTCCGAGTCGATACGTGCATCACACGCGGCTAGCGATTGCGTCGCCCGATCGAGCGCCTCGAGCGCATCGCGGAGCAATTCATCGCGCGCCAGATCCAGCATGTGGCCGACGCGCCGGCCGGTCGGAAATAGCTTATGGGGATTCTCGGCCACGCTCACGAGGCGGACGTCGCATCCGGCGGGAAGGAGGTTTCGCGCGTAGTCGAGCGCCTGTCGGGATGCTTCCGATGAATCGACTGCGATCAGCACTCTGCGCGGCAGCGTCGAGATGGCGTCGCCTGAATGGGGGGAATTCATGGTTGGCTCCGTACTCGCAGGTTTGGCGGCGTGGTGACGAATGGCGTCGACTACGAGATCTACGCGAAACGCGACGCCTGACCGGCCCCTCTGCGATGCCCCGCTCATCACAGAGGGCCGTCTACGATCAAGCCCGGGGTGCCTGCCGTTCCTCCGACGTCGTCATTTCCCCAGGGCGGCGCAACATCTTGTCGACCTCGCCCGCGTGCATCTCTTCGACGTGGATCATCTGACGGGCGAATTCCTCGAGTGCAACCGAGCGGTCTTCCACCAGCGCCAGCAGATCGCGATACAACTGCAACGCGACATTCTCGGCTTGCAACGACTCGCGGAGGATCGAAGCGATATCGAAGGTATGCGAGTCGAGCAGAGGACCGATCGCCAGCGACGGATAGGCGCCCAGCGTGGTAATCCATTCGCCCGCCTGCTGTGCGTGCAACAACGATTCATCCGCCTGAGCGCGCAACCACTCCCGGATCGGGATGCGTCCGAATCCGAAAACAAGCAACGAATAGTGCGTATATCGGACGACGCCGGCCAACTCGGATTCGAGAATCCGGTTCAGCACCGCAACCACGTCCTCCTTATTGATCTCGGCCATTTGAACTCTCCTTTCACTCAAACCGTCGCCCCACGCTCAAGCGCCCCTCCCCTTCTTCACCCGCTCGATCTGCTGCTTCGCCGCCTGATAAACCGCTTCCGGCGTGAAACCGAACTTTTTCTTCAGATCCGCAATCGGCGCCGACGCGCCGAACGTATGCATGACGACCTGCGCGCCGAGCCGCCCCGTATACCGATCCCAACCCAGCGACGCAGCCTGCTCGACCGCGACGCGAGCTTCCACGTCCGACGGCAGCACCGACTCCTGATACGCGCCGTCCTGGCGCTCGAAGATGTCCCACGACGGCATCGACACGACGCGCGCCGCGATGCCCTCGCTCTTCAGCTTCTCGTACACGTCGGCGCAGATCGACAGCTCGCTGCCGGTCGCCATCAGGATCACCTCGGGCTTCTTGCCATCGGGCGCATCGGCGAGCACATACGCGCCGCGCTTCACGCCGCTCGCGGACGCATA encodes the following:
- the ilvD gene encoding dihydroxy-acid dehydratase — translated: MSDGRKPQRPLRSNFPRGSYLGAVRAAQWRNLGISEEDLDKPKIAIVNSSSELATCFSHLDGIAAQLKQAIRAAGALPFEIRTAAPSDFITGAGARGAYMLAARDLVTNDIEVAVEGAQLDGMVCLASCDKTVPGQLMAAARLNIPSIVVACGYQPSGEFRGEHVDIEDVFVGAMHTLTGTLPVEDLIGMSQNAIRGPGVCSGLGTANSMHMVSEALGMSLPGSTPVAANSDKMFASVHEAGARIVEMVRDDLKPRDILTPGAFANAVKTVLAVGGSINTVKHLQAVAAEGQLDVDVYALFEAFAAQIPVLTGVRPVGSHTIEQLEAAGGGRGVMKRLEAWLDTGALTVTGRTVKDNLAEVRIADDDVIRPPERAFANHPAIVLVRGNLAPQAGIVKFGISPTKQRAFTGEAICFSTSDDAIAAIKDGRVQPGKVVVMHGAGVCGGPAMGGGASRVVFAIDGAGLSEQVAMLTDGHLSGLVCKGLVVAEVSPEAATGGPLAYVEDGDTIEIDLERRVCDLKVDQAELARRRAAWQRPAPVNDTGWLKIYRATVGTMPQGAVLGADRPARER
- a CDS encoding LysR family transcriptional regulator — encoded protein: MDIRQVDLNLLKVFDALLKKRHVTQAGVSIGLSQPAMSYALSKLRELFEDPLFVRTGRGMEPTPRAQALGDPVARLLDLVQTEILPMPEFRPAASSRSFVLCMSDIGEMVFLPRLQNFLDKTAPHVTIKTVALSMPELEEGLASGDVDLAIGYFPGLNSESLKRKALYRHSYVCIAREDHPEIGDTLSLDQYRAAAHVMVHPEGREQDVLARTHERLGIRINVRFSVPRFIGVPFVVAGSDMIAAVPQAVGRRFAEFVNVKLLPLPFPAPKYDFYLHWHPRFHHEPANRWIRDAMSELIKGPMQHEPLPNTKRTRLNAAP
- a CDS encoding universal stress protein; amino-acid sequence: MNSPHSGDAISTLPRRVLIAVDSSEASRQALDYARNLLPAGCDVRLVSVAENPHKLFPTGRRVGHMLDLARDELLRDALEALDRATQSLAACDARIDSEVIDLAKRGNDVVDALIDAADTWRADLMVIGSRQHQGLQRWAEGTVSERLTRRLRCPMLVVPQSYSTTQSELPERILFAVDGSSLSMSAVRYGIRFATSDTELRAVYVIDRAVRLSDWIPIDSLEDSFVGEGKEAIAAAEPVLARVSARVSTALVRTNRTDDDVAHAIVREAAGWEAQLIVMGTHGRRGITRWILGSVAGRVLQITQTPILLIHAGDATSAS
- a CDS encoding ferritin-like domain-containing protein, with translation MAEINKEDVVAVLNRILESELAGVVRYTHYSLLVFGFGRIPIREWLRAQADESLLHAQQAGEWITTLGAYPSLAIGPLLDSHTFDIASILRESLQAENVALQLYRDLLALVEDRSVALEEFARQMIHVEEMHAGEVDKMLRRPGEMTTSEERQAPRA